In the Chrysiogenia bacterium genome, CGCGCCGCCGTGGACGATGCCGGCCGGCTGGTTGAGCTCGGGCCGGTAGGGAAGCCGCATGCGGGCGTAGTCCTTGCGCACTTCTTCGAAGTAGAGCCCCAGGAACTTTGGATAGGGCGCCTGCTTGATGATGTTCTTGATTTGTTCTTCTGCCGCGGGCGCAATGGCCTCGAAGTTTGCGGGCACGTGTTCCATGGGATCTCTCCGTTCGGGCAACTGAGCCGGATTCAGAAAAACCGGGTCTCGCAGCTATTTGGATGCGGTTTTTGCGTGTTTGGGTTCCGGTCTTGTTAGCGGCACGGCGGGGCCGCTGCAACCCCGGGGCCTTCACCGGCATCTGTTCGTATGGGATTGCCCGTTTGCGGGCGAAAAAGGATGGATGCGATGAGGAAACTGACACTGATCACGGCACTTGCCCTGAGCGCACTCTGGGGCGGCTGCCGGAGCCAGTCCCCCGGCCCCGCACCGGCCGAGGCAAAAGCCCCGGATCTGGTCGTCTCCAGCCCGAAGGAAACCACCCCCACCGCCGCAGAGGCCCTGGGCATTCTTCCCGAGGACCTGGGAGTCCCTGTCGGGACGCAGGTGCCCGACTTCACTCTCACCACCGCCGAGGGCAAGGCCGTGAGCCTGGGCTCCCTTGTCGCGCAGCGCCCCACCCTCGTCTTCTTCTACCGGGGCGGCTGGTGCCCGTACTGCAACTTCCAGGTGCGCGAGTTCCAGCTCCACCACGAGCTCTTCGAGAACGTGGGCGTGGGCATCGCGGCCATCAGCGTCGATACCCAGAACGGGGCGCTGGCCGCCAAGCGCGCCTACGAGATCTCCTACCCTGTGCTCAGCGATCCCGACCTCGCGGCCCACAAGGCCTTCAACGTCTCGCTCGAACTCGACGCCGCTACCCGGACCCTCTACAAGGGCTACGGCATCGATCTCGAAGCCTGGTCAGGCAAGGACCACCACACGATCGCGGTGCCGAGCATGTTCCTTGTCGACTCGACCCGCACCGTTCGCTGGGCCCACGCCGACATGGACTACAAGACCCGCCCCAGCGCGCTGGCCGTGCTGGGGGCGGTAAAGACCTGGTTCAAGGCGCTGCCGCAGGAATAGCCTCCCCCCTTCCCGTCGCGCTAGGCTCCGGCCACCCCCGATTGGGAGGGGGCGGAGGCTTTCCGTGGAAGTTTTTCTGACCAGCGAGGCCCTGATCTCTCTGGCGACCCTGACGGCCCTGGAGATTGTCCTGGGCATCGACAACATCGTCTTCATCTCGATCCTGACCGGCAGGCTGCCCAAGTCCCAGCAGGGAAAAGCCCAGAAGGTGGGGCTCGCACTGGCGCTGCTCATGCGTCTGGGGCTGCTGCTGGCCATTTCGTGGATCATGGGCCTTACAGAGCCGCTCCTTGTCGTGCTCGGCAAGGAGCTCACCGGCCGCTCTCTCATCCTGCTGGGCGGCGGCCTGTTCCTGATCGCCAAGAGTACCCACGAGATCTATGAAAAGCTCGAAGTGGAGCAGCACGAGACGGGGGCTGCTGCCGGCGGCGCCACCTTCGGCATGGTGCTCGCCCAGATCATGGCTCTCGACATGGTGTTCTCCCTGGATTCGGTCATCACCGCCGTGGGCATGGTCCAGCACATCCCCATTATGGTGGCCGCCATGGTCATCGCCGTCGGCGTGATGATGAGCTTCGCCCGGGCCGTGGGAGACTTCGTGAACCGCCACCCGAGCATGAAGATCCTGGCGCTCTCGTTCCTCCTGCTCATCGGCGTGATGCTGGTGGTCGAGGCACTCGACCATCACGTGAACAAGGGCTACATCTAC is a window encoding:
- a CDS encoding TerC family protein; the protein is MEVFLTSEALISLATLTALEIVLGIDNIVFISILTGRLPKSQQGKAQKVGLALALLMRLGLLLAISWIMGLTEPLLVVLGKELTGRSLILLGGGLFLIAKSTHEIYEKLEVEQHETGAAAGGATFGMVLAQIMALDMVFSLDSVITAVGMVQHIPIMVAAMVIAVGVMMSFARAVGDFVNRHPSMKILALSFLLLIGVMLVVEALDHHVNKGYIYFAMAFSLFVELLNMRIRKSRRAPVKLHQRFESIDIDELQAPSGA
- a CDS encoding AhpC/TSA family protein, translating into MRKLTLITALALSALWGGCRSQSPGPAPAEAKAPDLVVSSPKETTPTAAEALGILPEDLGVPVGTQVPDFTLTTAEGKAVSLGSLVAQRPTLVFFYRGGWCPYCNFQVREFQLHHELFENVGVGIAAISVDTQNGALAAKRAYEISYPVLSDPDLAAHKAFNVSLELDAATRTLYKGYGIDLEAWSGKDHHTIAVPSMFLVDSTRTVRWAHADMDYKTRPSALAVLGAVKTWFKALPQE